The Quercus lobata isolate SW786 chromosome 4, ValleyOak3.0 Primary Assembly, whole genome shotgun sequence genome segment GCGATCCGTGTGGAGGGAGGTTGGCTGCAGTCACCCTGGAATTTAAAAGCAAggtaataattttcaaaatcacaaactgAAATCTCAAATGGCTATTTACAGcatattgttgtttgaaaagCATGTAGAATAGTGCAACACCccttgaaaatataaatatatttttttaaaagcaaagaaaataataaaaatcaaagtgGATTCAGAACTGTCTTTCATTCCAAGGCATAACTTGTATCCATGCGTTTAAGATTCGCCTGGAGTTCACTCCTTGAAATATAGCCATCCCTATCTCCTCATGCCAATCCCATGAACATTTTAAAGTTGAATAGCAATTGCTTGTAGTGAGCTGATAAATCCATAACATTCACAAAAAAAACCAAGGATTATGAATAGTCAAGCAAATGCTTAATTCAATagtaaccaaaaataaaagtcaGAACATACTATTAATCGTTTGAAATTCCCAAGGTGCCAAGTTAAAGAGTGTCACCTAAACTATATTTTGTGAAGGCTGTCAATTTGCATGGGTGGCAAGTTAAATAATTGTTTATACTTTGTCTGCCACAATCATTGTTTCATCCCTAAATAACGAACAAGCATATTCTGCAATGGACAACATTAATGCCTCTTCTTGGGACTGGTCAATAAAATGTTACTTctgcaaaagaaaaggaaaataaataacaatcatGGATTAATCGttcataaacaaattattttaaataaataataaaccaaTAAATGCATCAAATCATTTAATCAGATTTTTAGAAGCCCACACGTGACCTACCTCCTCTCAAGTCTGAACcacacaaattttgtaaatatctCTCCCTCTTGGCCGACTAGTTAAGGGCTCtcccttatttctttttctttcacacTTTTAAAACACATTTACACACACATCCCTCTATCTCTATACAAATAAATAACTGTTTTAGGCAGTATCCCTTTTGTCTTGTTTTGATCTAAGCAGCAGATACTAGTAGTTTgtactaaaataatatatttaaactcaaaaaaaaaaaaaaaaaaaaatcctatagaTTGTAAATTGCCAAGGCTAATTGAATTGAAGCTCCTAAAATAATAGTAGTAGTTTGCGTGACATCAAGAACCTACTTTCCCAAACGAAACCCTACCTTCCCTCACCACCACCAATGCACCACCACCTCCTCCTACTCCTCTACTCATTGCcttttcctcctcctcctcctcctcttcctccaaGAACCACACCGAACCAAATCGCCGCAATTCGATCCCAATCCTCTCACAGCTCAAGCTTCACACACTACCAAATAAACGACAAATTccaccgaaaaaaaaaaaaaaacacaaccagaaTCTAAATCCGAAGAAAGAAAGGTGTAAAAGTGCGATTACAATGGCGACGAGAGAATGTGAGACAAAAAAAGTAGGGAGAATTTTTCGAAATTCCTCTCACTGTAGCAGCTCCGTTTTGTTCGAagattcctctctctctctctctctctcttaatttgtgtttgggggagagagaaaaatgtagAGAGAAAATgcgagaaagagagggaaaaaattgTAGTGAAAGTGAGTGAGTGAGTTGAGTGAtcagtgagagaaagagagagagagagagagagagagagtgagtgagtttTTGATGAAAGCGATTGATGAATTAAAAGCAAAAGGCAGCTGAAACCGAaataataggttttttttttttttggggggcgtTTGTTTCGGTCTCTAGTAAAAAGCCATTGACTATTTTGTTTGCGTGCgattgaattgatttttttttttttcctcttttttgtttgttttttggtgCAGTAAAATCTTCATTGGAGGCTTAGCCAAGGACACCAGCTACGGTAAGAGAGAGCATTCTATTCTTTTCTATGATTCTCTTGATGGTACTGTGCTTCTCTTGATGGGTATTTTTGAATCTGTAATGGGGGGTTTGCTATTGTTGTTGTATGTTAAAAGTTACTGTTTTTGCGTGTTTGTTTCCGTTGATGGGTTTTATTTGAATGTgtgatatattatatatatgatgtagtTCTTGTTCGTATTTGACTGAGTTCAGAAACCTTTGTGAGTTACTTTGAGAAGTATGGAAAGATAACAGATTCTGTTATAATGAAAGACCGGCACTCACATCGACCAAGGGGATTCGGTTTCATAACCTATGAGGATCCTTCTGTTGTTGACCAGATGATCCAAGAGACCCATGTCATCAATGGCAAGCAGGTTATTCTATGTTCTCTTAAATATCTCCCACCGGTGCATCACACCACCACTTCCTCCACCATTACTTTCCGGTGGGATTTACCGGGGAAAACTCCATAGCAACCTCCattatctcaaattttaaaggtaaaaatCTTAACTATTTTGGTAGCTTTTCATGTtgttgtaagatttttttttaatctaagcTACTTGAGTGATATACACGTGATTGAGtatatgggttttgatttggtgACTCATTTGTTAAATGGttaaggggtttttttttacaagtggtGATCATTTGGGTTCCTTGAGCAATCATTGGGGTTGATTTTTGGAAGTGTGTttaatttctttgcattttgaATGGCTTTGGCATGTGTGGATGTGAGTGTAGTGTTAACTTTGAACTTTGTTTAAGGGATGTAAGCATGTGGTTATTGCATACCAAATGTTTGATAAATTACTTCAATGAGTTATGAAATTGTatttgcttgagtttgtggatgtgataattctttatatGACTATTCATTTGTACATGTTACACTTGCCTAATTTTTATTACGGCTTGATCTTATTATTTAGTACCCAAATGGAATTCATGAGACTAGCTACCTCCATTTTTTAAAGTGATGTGTGTTATTTTATCTAATGAATGCACATTATTTGCAGTAGGGATATAAAATGCTTTGGTTGTTTACAACCGTATGAGTTTCTTGTATGCTTGTGTGGTTTCGGTTTGGGAAAGGGGTACTTCTCTTAGAATGGGCAAGCTAGGCTTTAGGGCATTTGGTTTGATTTTAGGGGGTTGTTTCGATTTATGAAACAAAGTGTAATAATACCTTGTGATAGGCCCAATTCTTAATAGGCTTGATCCTAATGTTTCTAGGTTCCAAGATCCTTGGTGATGGACCTAGTGATTGGATTGGTTGATTACAAGGTGCCCGTTTGAGGTAAAATCAGTTGGTCTTCTGAGGTAAGTGGCTTCTTAAtgggattttttaaaagaatcattATTGCACTTAAGTATTTTATAGTTAAACCCATTTTAAAGTGTTGTTCATAGTTTTCCTAAAACATACTATTTGAACTATTCTGTTAATAAATTATGGAAAACACATGAAACATTGAAAGTGCatcatatttaatattgtacatggggaaatgcatgaattattGGCATGGAAAGACAAGCGTCTTTGATCTCATCATTTGATAATGTATTTCATATATTTATGGTGTTATTTGGAAAtactaaaagattttttatCTTAAATTGTATTAATTGGGAAGTTATACAAAATCTTTTTGGCAAGGAGTGATTTTGAAGAATTTGAGAATTTTGTAGAAATCTTGGctattgaattatattatgaaactacttggaagtaaaatatgttttttgaaTACATATAACTTATGGGCTTTTGATGTGGGTTTGCCATTGTGCTATGTTACTGGTGATTACCTAGTCTTTGTGATGATGTCTGTGTGACGTGTGATTGCCCTGTCTTTGTGACGATATCTTTGTGACGTGTGATTACCTGTCTTTATGACGACAAGCCACATTAGAGCCTCCCACTTTGCATGACGTAGGTAAATCCTTGAATGTGTGAGTAAGGTCACTGCCCATAGGGCCAAAAGACCATATGCAAAAGGGGTACTATGTGACATGTCATTCCCTGTTTCCCATACGGGAAGAGGTAAATCTTTgagtgtgtgggtgaggctagGCAGGGCCAATAAACCACATGCAAAAGAGGTACTACATGACGCATTATTCCCTGCCCCCCATGAGGGGGAGAGGTAAATCCTTGAGAGTGTGATTGAGGGTGTTGCCTATAGGGCTGATAAACCACATGCCAAAAGAGGTACATATCATGCAATTGTGTTTGGGTTCTAACATGTCTGTGGCAGTATGATGTCTCGGTGACATTTACGTCTTTGTGGCACCTTGTCATGTGGCCTTGTTTCTGGTTTTGAAATAGCATTGGACATTGTTTATGACTTACAGTAAACATTATGTAGTTTCATGGTTATTTTGGGAAGCTTGGACCCACATTATTATAATCATTCTCGTCatgtttttattgaaattgattttgtaGAAAATAATAGTAATTCTCAAATTATAGCATGTTTTGTAATGTGCTCGTTGTCGTTAAACTTGCATTTCACCCACCCCATTagttatgctacttactgggctttAGCTCATCCTACTCTCTCACAGTTTTACAAACTGGAAAGCATGGACACAGTAGTTGGGTTGCCGTGTTCGTATCCAACACCCTTTGTCGCGGTGGCTTGTGGATATGGTAACCATGCTAGCTGTAGGCGGTAGATCTCTATAAATTTACCAGAGAGAGATAGAAACTAATctgtttgttttcatttttttttgttttttgttttttggtcttGAGATGAAAAGAAACTAATTCGTTctctaaagaagaaagaaagaagtgtGGCACTGTGGCTATAGATGGGGTGTAGGTGGGGAAATTAATTGGGTTTtgccaaaaagaaagaagtgtGGCTATAAATGGGGGTAACCTTGTGTTAATTCATATGGAGTTTTGAAATAGTTTATGTATAATTGGAGGCACATGATTCAATTGTAGCATTTGTAATTGTGTTATAGAGCTCTGACTTATATTGTGGAGAGTTCAGAATGTTTACTTATCTTTATCATaaagaaagggggaaaaaatccCTTACCATTTTTCTTGATGGTTCTTTTTCTCATGATTTGGACCTATTTGGGTTCAGGTCGTGACAGACAGTTCCACAAAGCTGTGCCTTCAGACAGTTAgcttgaaaaacaaaaaaaacacccaTCCTTCTGGAGAGGACTTCATATCTTCACTTCCGCCACCAAATCCAAAGTCTCAAAGACAGATATAGTCTTATCAAGCCCAATGGAGTGAGTTTGCTGCATCTGATGATGAAAGTTGGATTATACTGGACATATGAATGTGTCAATATATGCCTAATGTTAAGATAAACAGAATGCCCCTCACGATCGTTTTCTGTAATGCatcctttttcactttttatagATTCACTCCAAATGAAGAATTTTTACGTtcaattgttatgaaaataaataagggTTAGATTTAGTGGGATAACTTTGATTATCCAATATTAAAGGTAATAAATAAATTCGACAACTAGCTAGCTAGTCTCTGCAGAACGTGTGGATGAAGAAAACAGcggatgatgaatcactagtcTATACTCTTGGCTCATATGATCTCTTAATAATTGATTGATATGCAGGGGAAGTGAGTAATATTTAGcccttttttccttcttcatatGATACCATTCCTTAAAAAATGGACAATACTCAATGATGCTCAGTAAAGAAAATGAGGTAGGCAGCCCATCTTTTGGCGGACATTTACTTGAGCTTGATGAAGAAACTGATAATGGCACTGTTCTTTAGCTAAATCTTTTAttaagtataaattttttttagggcatgcatatttatccaaaaataaacttgaaaataaatataaataaaatcaaacaaaagcaGCTAAATTCAACAAAGTACCTGATTGTAAAACGAGGGCTTGTTCCACATTGGAATTTTGGCTCATACAATGACTTCGTTGCTCATATGTATGCAAAGGATGAGAGCAATCTTGTACCGCtatttcccttctttctttggtATTGTTTCAGAAATGAAGGACATACAAGTAAAAAgacaacaaattaataaaaaataattaatggcCTTGAAACACACATGGAACAAAATTAcagaaattaaaatcaaataagtAGAATACTGAAGCAAACATTTAAgcaaactcacataaaaaaagataaagttcCAGAGATCACAATCGTAACTGATTTCCCATAAATTGCCTTAAGGATATGCTTCCAGTCAAATCTAGGAGCTGAAACTGAAGCAATAAGGCACAATTCTCTTTTCTGCTCTTCAATACATCAAGGTACATATGGCAATCAAAACTTGAACTAAACAGAAGATGCTTGTAGTGTTGGCCTCAACATTTTTCCCATTTTGTGTCTAAAAACCTGCATAAGAGTTGATAAAGATTTATAAATCATTTATGATTACTAGTCcaaagtttaaactaataaaagaaaaatcaattgaaGAAATCTAACAACAAAGGGCGTATTAGTAATGACATGAGAGTGCTCGGAGATGGGCCTTAATATGTTATAGAACAAGTATTTGagaaagaatttgagaaagTTCCTCTCCACACATAAGCAGGAATTGACATCTATCCATCCACCACCAATTCCAAAatatcaaagagagagagagtttgagaaatttcctctcaaaaaaTGAGCAGTGTGTTTCATCTGCTATTAGAAGGTAAATAAGTAGCACTATCTTTCAACCCCCCTAGTGTCTACCTGAGATTAAATAGCATGCCATAATGCGCAGGTCAAATCACAATACtatttaaaatactatttactTAATAAACAAATGTGACATATGTTGGAAAAAGTTCATTACCTAGGTTGATCATTTTCGGAAAAGTCTGTCTTTTGCACTTCAAAAGTCCAAAGTAGATATGTACTAAACCTACAATTAGGAGAGAGCAATTCGTCAAGGTGCAGCCTAATGGTGGGAGGCTTGGATGAGTTGTAGATCCAAACATCTTGGGTTTAAATCTCCACAAAAAATTCCTTTGGATTACTTGATACACAGTTATGGTGGGTAGGGTTATGTATTCGTGGTTTACTCTTCAAAGGTGAGTTCCAAGGGCCTACCTTTTTGAGTTTGAGGTCTCACatcatcacaaaaaaaaaaaaaaaaaaaaagaggcaagaGTAGATCCATTAAGAATGAGAGTAAAGAATGAGCTTTTATAGTGACTTGAAAACACATCAAATAGGAGTTCATACATGATCCAAATGGACCAGCAATTAGCAGTGGCATGAAATTGATAGCAATTGTGTGGGCAGTTGTTATTGACAACTAAAAGTTACACtacaaaagaaaaggcaatgaAATTAACATATATccccatataaaaaaaaaaaattctatggtttttttttttttttcttcctctattCAGTAAACATATTGATGAGTAGTTTGAGATGGTTGTTTTTTAGTATGCccaccttttttctttttttataaaaacattttctttatggGAAGATGAATTTTCCCCAAATGCAGCATAGacatttttatttctctctttttattggtagaattatcataaaaaaaaaaaaaagatgatgtatAATGAAAATGGGGCAAATATTGTAATATATTAATGAAGTTGTTTTTAgaggagttaaaaaaaaaaaaaaaaatctttgaaaagAAATACATACAAAACTCAGACCTAGCTTGATGGGTATTGATGAAATTGAGCAAATGTGTAGAAGAAAAGTTAAACATTAGTGTAGAATAATACCTGTTGTCTGATCATGTCAATCAATCTCTATATAGGGGATGTGAGCAATCTTGAGCCAATCTTTCCCTATTTCTTTTTCACACTGTTGATTCAACAAAGGGCAACCAAAGATTTGTAGCACAGAAAGAGAGGTGGGCAGGCCTTGTTCCGGTAAGCACTGGAGTTTATCGCAGGACCAAATCGTCAAGCTTTGAAGAGAGGTGAGGTGTTGAAACCCCTTACCATTTAGTGATTTCAGATTTGGAAAACTTGAGATGCTGAAATTGGTAAGAGTAGGAGGGAGTAACGCCTCCTCAGGAAAGGACTCCAATTCTTCGCATTTACTCCAAATTATGAAATCTCTCAGAGAGTGAAGAGCTTGCAATCCCCACTCCTTGCGACAGGAAATGAGTTTTTCACAATACTGGATCGTAAGTGTTTTTAAATTGGAGGGCAAACCATCCTTAGGAAATGAATCTAATTCTGGACAGTTGTACAATTGCAAAGACGAAAGAGATGGGAGGAGGGTGACCATTCCTTCGGGTAGTGACTTTAACTTTTTGCAACTAAAGATTTCAATCTCTGTCAATTTTTGAGCACAGATTCCTCCActaagaaaagatacaaaagtTGGGCATCTAGAGATTTTTAAATAAGTGAGAGAAGTAAGATCCAGATGAGATCCTGTTGATGCCGAAAGAGATTCAAGGTTCTTACAATTAAAAATTTCGATAAATTTGAGTTTAGGGAAAAATTGTAATGGAAATGACCAAAGTGAATCACAGCCGCCAATCATGATCATACTTTCAAGTGATGGATAGTAACGATCACTTGGCAACTGTATTTTCCCATCAAAGTACAATTCATGGAGAGCAGGAGCCCAAGGGAATGAAGCAACAAGTTGCTTACATTCTCTAATTTCAAGTTTGGTCAAAGAGGGAAGTTGATTGGGCAAATTCTTGCTTAGCTTGGGGCAATAATTTATGTGAAGCCACTGAAGACAAGAGAAAACTTCATCTTCAAATATAATCCATTCCTGCCACTCTCGCATATTCTTAAAGCTTAAATACTTAAGGGATCTGAACGGTTTAATTGTAGAAGAATCATTCCCATAGAACTCATGACCCACACCTAATAATCTATCAAAACCTTCAATTTTAAGTTCCTTGAGGGCATGTAGTTGTCCAAATGGAGGCAAGGAGAAGCAATACTTGCAATTCCTTAGCACTATGGAAACCATATTAGAGAATGAACAATCTCCTAACCAATTTGGAAAGCTTGTGCCCTCATAATGTTCAATGGTGAGAGAATTCAATTTTGTATGTGGACACAGCTGCTCAAGCACATTTCTTTCCTCTTCTGAATCATCAGTGCCATGACCATGCTCCCATTTCAACTCTAACTTAGATAGATCTTGCTTATCCTTTAATATAACCTCCATAGTATCTTTATTAATGCAATGAACATTTTCTAAGTTCAATATAGTCAATTTCCCCGAAAGGTGTTGGAGCTCTCCCAACTCGCTAATGCTAGACCCATCATGTTTTCCCACcacaaaaatatgtaattttatgAGATTCTTCATTTTACCCATTTGTGGTGGcatctttttcattttgctttCACTGTTATTCAAATGGCGCAAGTTGATTAGTTTACCCATATTGATCGGCAACTCAGTAATGTATGGTGATAATATCAAGGTTTGCAAATTATACAAGTTACATAAAGAATTAGGTAAGTGTTTGATTCTAGTGTTACGAATGTTTAAATAACGTAGATGTTTCAAGTTACCAATAGAAACTGGCAACTCTCTTATGTTTTTACCAGAAAATGATAACACTCGTAAGCACTTAAATTTCTGAAACAAATCATGATCTATCATCTTCATTATGTCCTTAGATTCACACCACAGAAATGATAACCATCTTTCTCCTAAGAATGTTCTCAAGCCTTTAGCCTCAAAAGGGATCTCAAATTTCTTAGAGGCATCAATGTTAGCTCTATAATATGACAAATGACGTGTCTTTTTTGTTACTCCATTGGGCTCACCATTCTCCAACCTCAAACAAAATTCCCCAGATATAGATTTTGCCAAGTCATTAATAAGATCATGCATCAAGAAATGTGATTTAGACTTATTTGATTGTTGGAAAAATGACCTTGATACTAGATCATTAAAGTATTCATCACCTATTTCTTCAGGTTCCATACTCCTATCTTCTTTGGGTTGCTGCAATAAACCTTCTGCCATCCATAACAAGATCAACTCTTCCTTTTCAAATTCATGATCTTTTGGGAAAATTGAGCAGTAAGCAAAGCATCGCTTCAAATGCGATGAAAGGTAATGATAGCTCAACCTTAAAGCTGGGAGGATATTAGTTTTAGCTTCTGGTAAATCCCATATATGACTCTTCAAAATCTTTTTCCAATgtgttgggttttgatttgaacGCAATGAACCCCCAACTGTTTTTATAGCTAAAGGTAGGCCTCTACACTTTTTGACAATTTGTTTGCCAATTACCTCTAGGTCTGCACAAAACTTTCCATTTCCAAATGCATGTTGTACAAATAAATCCCAACTCCTGTCATTTGACAATTCTTTTAGACAATGATCAGTTGGTACTGTGCATAATTTTGATGCAACTCTTTCACTCCGTGTGGTAACAATGATCTTTACTTCTTGTGCCCCACATTTAAAGACTTTAAGAAACTCATCCCACTCATTATAATTCTCATTCCACACATCatctaaaacaagaaaaaatttcttcccTGCCAAAGTCTTTCTAATTTCAATTTGCAAAGAATTCAAGTTTTGAAAGTCATTAGCGGACCTGACCTCCTCAAGaatagttttaaatattttaaaactatcAAAATTCACCGAAACGCAAACCCATGCTTTGAGGTCAAATCTCTCATTTACTCTACTATCATTATATATAAATCGAGCGAGAGTTGTTTTGCCAATACCACCCATACCCTTTATGGGCACAACACATATCTCATCGCTACTTGCATCATCTGATTGCCACAACTCAAATATCGCTTCTTTATCCATATCTCTACCCAACACATCATATTTTTCTTGGCAAGAAGTTGTTGGTCGTGATGATGATAATGGTACCCCACTAGCAACCTCTTTCAGATGGAGGACACCTATTTgttctattataatttttaattttgccaGAACCTTTTCTAGCTTAGATGGTATCCCTTCGTCAAATGAAATAAAAGCAGTGATGGAATTCCATACCTTGCTAGTGCCGGTTTGAGATTTTGCTCGTAAATTATATTGCAAGTCTTCATAGGCAATCTCATCGAGAAGGTCTTCTGCATCATGAATAGCATCATTAAGCTCGTCCAGCCACTCTTTCACAGCTGGGTTTGTAATTTGCTTCTCCTCCGCATCAACGAGCACCGCATTAGCAGACAGCAGGAACATCTTCAACTTTTGTAGTGATTCATCATTGAGTTTCCTTTCCATGAAATAGTTGACCACGCCAGAAGAAGCTATTCTTTCAAATACCGCGTGAAAGATTGCAGAGAGAGCTGCTTCTACCACCATGGTCTCAGCCATGCTTTATTCCTAGCGAAAGGCATGAGCGGTGAAAAACCAAGGCAAGAGAATGCAAACAAGAGTACCACAAGAGAGAGAATGTTTTCTGTGAAAGTGTTTTGCAACTCTCTAAATACTTGCTCCCTTTTAAAATACTTATTCACGTTTAAGGAGCTTTTCCCTTTTGagtgtttaaaacgtttagaaAAATTCATAGTTTACATTGTACGAATATTCATATCTTgtgaaaaaattcatatatattttaatattaaaatgtactttcgtattttttattttacatatttattttttaaaatacccCATctcagatattttattttacactacattttatttaaaaaaaatatcaatttttcctgatttttaaaattgtttttctttcttcacatgcAACAATTAtcattcactctctttcttcatccttgaaatatgtaaaaaaaaaatacaaaattaaatacaaaatgaatacATATACACAGTTATGCAacaattatgtatttttacacaattttacatgGCTTGATGTTGGTGAATTATGGACTTTTGGTTAAAATGTGGTACATTTTCTATTATATAAGCATTAATACGAGTGCTCTAACAATGTAAACTTACATTGTagacaaataatatatttacaacattATACACATTGTGTGTTTACAAGTTAAGTTTATGTTACTAGTGcaatgtaaacataaaaaaggcttttaatttatcatttaaCTTGTGTATTAAATGCATGCATGTATCGTCTCTATCACAACACACCTGGACTCTTAAAAAAGTCCTTAGCATCTTTCTCACGTCTCTCTCACAGTGTGTTGTGATAGAGATGATACTCTTAaaattcaatctctctctctctctctctctctctctctctctctgtggaaAATTTTCCAAGATATTTCCTATCGTTCACAAGTTTCTTTTATCTCTAGAAGCTTGGTGAAGGACAGCTGGTACTGTCGGTAAGAGAATGGACTGTTTAAGGTTGGCGCTGTGCTCATTTGGTGTGTGAAACAAAGAAAGTCTTCCGACTATTACTGCCAAGATGACTAAAGCCAGTAAAGTCTACTGAATATTCTATAGAATCACAACCACTTCTCACCTACTGATAGATACATGTAAAAGGATAGTTGTGAATAGTGATGTGATAAATATTGTGACATCTCAATAGAGAAATGTTATGGTCACAATATATTTACACCATTTTCACGACAACTCCTAAATAACAAGTTAATATTGACTGTTACTAATAGACAAAAACGTAATTATGATGAATTCAAACCAAAATCAACTTACCAACtataatatttgtaaaaatataacAAGTTAATATTGACTGTTACTAATAGACAAAAACGTAATTACGATGaattcaaatcaaaatcaac includes the following:
- the LOC115986919 gene encoding putative disease resistance protein At3g14460; this encodes MAETMVVEAALSAIFHAVFERIASSGVVNYFMERKLNDESLQKLKMFLLSANAVLVDAEEKQITNPAVKEWLDELNDAIHDAEDLLDEIAYEDLQYNLRAKSQTGTSKVWNSITAFISFDEGIPSKLEKVLAKLKIIIEQIGVLHLKEVASGVPLSSSRPTTSCQEKYDVLGRDMDKEAIFELWQSDDASSDEICVVPIKGMGGIGKTTLARFIYNDSRVNERFDLKAWVCVSVNFDSFKIFKTILEEVRSANDFQNLNSLQIEIRKTLAGKKFFLVLDDVWNENYNEWDEFLKVFKCGAQEVKIIVTTRSERVASKLCTVPTDHCLKELSNDRSWDLFVQHAFGNGKFCADLEVIGKQIVKKCRGLPLAIKTVGGSLRSNQNPTHWKKILKSHIWDLPEAKTNILPALRLSYHYLSSHLKRCFAYCSIFPKDHEFEKEELILLWMAEGLLQQPKEDRSMEPEEIGDEYFNDLVSRSFFQQSNKSKSHFLMHDLINDLAKSISGEFCLRLENGEPNGVTKKTRHLSYYRANIDASKKFEIPFEAKGLRTFLGERWLSFLWCESKDIMKMIDHDLFQKFKCLRVLSFSGKNIRELPVSIGNLKHLRYLNIRNTRIKHLPNSLCNLYNLQTLILSPYITELPINMGKLINLRHLNNSESKMKKMPPQMGKMKNLIKLHIFVVGKHDGSSISELGELQHLSGKLTILNLENVHCINKDTMEVILKDKQDLSKLELKWEHGHGTDDSEEERNVLEQLCPHTKLNSLTIEHYEGTSFPNWLGDCSFSNMVSIVLRNCKYCFSLPPFGQLHALKELKIEGFDRLLGVGHEFYGNDSSTIKPFRSLKYLSFKNMREWQEWIIFEDEVFSCLQWLHINYCPKLSKNLPNQLPSLTKLEIRECKQLVASFPWAPALHELYFDGKIQLPSDRYYPSLESMIMIGGCDSLWSFPLQFFPKLKFIEIFNCKNLESLSASTGSHLDLTSLTYLKISRCPTFVSFLSGGICAQKLTEIEIFSCKKLKSLPEGMVTLLPSLSSLQLYNCPELDSFPKDGLPSNLKTLTIQYCEKLISCRKEWGLQALHSLRDFIIWSKCEELESFPEEALLPPTLTNFSISSFPNLKSLNGKGFQHLTSLQSLTIWSCDKLQCLPEQGLPTSLSVLQIFGCPLLNQQCEKEIGKDWLKIAHIPYIEID